The proteins below come from a single Streptomyces sp. M92 genomic window:
- a CDS encoding potassium channel family protein: MKLPGQDAIARQADEHLVTHRVKLPRKLVEHPIRQVGKRLSLALVVLLVTAFIVYADADGYNDNSDGSVDLLDAFYYATVTLSTTGYGDITPVSDAARLTNIFVITPLRVMFLIILVGTTLEALTERTREEWRLNRWRSTLRDHTVVVGFGTKGRSAIQTVCATGLRKEQVVVVDPSGKAIEAATAHGYAGVIGDATRSDVLNRAELFRAKQIIIATQRDDTAVLVTLTARQLNRGAKIVVAVREEENAPLLKQSGADAVITSASAAGRLLGLSVLSPAAGMVMEDLISQGSGLDLIERPVIKSEVGRVPREVDDLVVSVVRGHRVLGYDDPVVGGLQLTDRLITIVRATPATHVAPDARPLPRD, translated from the coding sequence GTGAAACTTCCGGGCCAGGACGCGATCGCCCGCCAGGCGGACGAACACCTCGTGACCCACCGGGTGAAACTCCCCAGGAAGCTGGTCGAGCACCCGATCCGTCAGGTCGGCAAGCGGCTGTCCCTGGCCCTGGTGGTCCTGCTGGTGACGGCCTTCATCGTCTACGCCGACGCCGACGGCTACAACGACAACTCAGACGGTTCCGTCGACCTCCTCGACGCCTTCTACTACGCCACCGTCACCCTCTCCACCACGGGCTACGGCGACATCACGCCCGTCAGCGACGCCGCCCGGCTGACCAACATCTTCGTCATCACGCCCCTGCGCGTGATGTTCCTGATCATCCTGGTCGGCACCACGCTGGAAGCCCTCACCGAGCGCACTCGGGAGGAGTGGCGCCTGAACCGCTGGAGGTCCACCTTGCGCGATCACACCGTCGTCGTCGGCTTCGGCACCAAGGGACGGTCGGCGATCCAGACCGTCTGCGCGACCGGGCTGCGCAAGGAGCAGGTCGTCGTGGTCGACCCCAGCGGCAAGGCCATCGAGGCCGCCACGGCCCACGGCTACGCGGGGGTGATAGGCGACGCGACGCGCAGCGATGTGCTCAACCGGGCCGAACTGTTCCGGGCGAAGCAGATCATCATCGCCACCCAGCGCGACGACACGGCCGTACTGGTCACGCTCACCGCCCGGCAGCTCAACCGGGGCGCGAAGATCGTGGTCGCGGTCCGTGAGGAGGAGAACGCGCCGCTGCTGAAGCAGTCCGGTGCCGACGCCGTGATCACCAGCGCCAGCGCCGCGGGCCGCCTGCTCGGTCTCTCGGTGCTCAGCCCCGCCGCCGGCATGGTCATGGAAGACCTGATCAGCCAGGGCAGCGGACTCGACCTCATCGAGCGGCCGGTCATAAAGTCCGAGGTGGGCAGGGTTCCGCGGGAGGTGGACGACCTGGTGGTCAGCGTTGTGCGGGGGCACCGGGTGCTCGGCTACGACGACCCGGTCGTCGGCGGGCTCCAGCTGACGGACCGCCTGATCACGATCGTGCGGGCGACACCGGCCACCCATGTGGCCCCCGACGCCCGCCCGCTGCCCCGCGACTGA
- a CDS encoding molybdopterin molybdotransferase MoeA, with product MTSPGTRTGEEADDLDVEEALALVKENPGPPGGTPGGPATHPHAPHHGDPQPHGGPHPHSGPRHHGDRHSATPWPEARATAERAARSAVRAARRAPAPAPLDAALGLTLATPLTALTDLPSFDTSAMDGWAVSGPAPWTVRDEGVLAGHAEPAALTDGEAVRIATGARVPADTTAVLRTEHGRTDERDRLHPTREVVHGQDIRPRAQECRGGDQLLPVGTVVTPAVLGLAAAAGYDTLTAVPRPRVDVLVLGDELLTGGLPHDGLIRDALGPMLPPWLRALGGEVRTVCRVGDDAEALYRAVTASDADLVVTTGGTAAGPVDHVHPVLSRIGAELLVDGVQVRPGHPMLLARLGDDQHLVGLPGNPLAAVSGLLTLAEPLLRTLAARPAPESYRLPLRDAVHGHPYDTRLVPVVLRGDRAVPLHYNGPAMLRGIAAADALAVVPPGGARPGQEAELLDLPWTTGGIGVCFT from the coding sequence ATGACCTCCCCCGGCACCCGGACCGGCGAGGAAGCCGACGACCTCGACGTCGAGGAGGCGCTCGCCCTCGTGAAGGAGAACCCCGGCCCTCCCGGCGGCACCCCCGGCGGACCGGCCACCCACCCGCACGCCCCACACCACGGCGATCCCCAGCCCCACGGCGGCCCGCACCCCCACAGCGGCCCCCGTCACCACGGCGACCGCCACAGCGCGACCCCCTGGCCCGAGGCCCGCGCGACCGCCGAACGCGCGGCCCGCTCCGCCGTCCGTGCCGCCCGCCGGGCCCCCGCCCCGGCGCCCCTCGACGCGGCCCTCGGTCTCACCCTGGCCACCCCGCTCACCGCCCTCACCGACCTGCCCTCCTTCGACACCTCCGCGATGGACGGCTGGGCCGTCTCCGGCCCCGCCCCCTGGACGGTGCGCGACGAGGGTGTTCTGGCCGGACACGCGGAACCCGCGGCACTGACCGACGGAGAAGCCGTCCGTATCGCCACCGGCGCCCGCGTCCCCGCGGACACCACCGCCGTCCTGCGCACCGAGCACGGCCGCACCGACGAACGGGACCGGCTGCATCCCACCCGCGAGGTCGTCCACGGCCAGGACATCCGGCCGCGCGCCCAGGAGTGCCGCGGCGGCGACCAGCTGCTGCCCGTCGGCACCGTGGTCACCCCGGCCGTGCTGGGCCTCGCGGCGGCCGCCGGGTACGACACGCTCACCGCGGTCCCCCGCCCCCGCGTCGACGTCCTCGTCCTCGGCGACGAGCTGCTCACCGGGGGGCTGCCGCACGACGGCCTCATCCGGGACGCACTCGGCCCGATGCTGCCGCCCTGGCTGCGTGCCCTGGGCGGCGAGGTCCGCACGGTCTGCCGGGTCGGCGACGACGCCGAGGCCCTGTACCGCGCCGTCACGGCCTCCGACGCCGACCTGGTCGTCACGACCGGCGGCACCGCCGCGGGCCCCGTCGATCACGTGCACCCCGTCCTGAGCCGCATCGGTGCCGAACTCCTCGTGGACGGCGTCCAGGTGCGCCCCGGCCACCCCATGCTGCTGGCCCGCCTGGGGGACGACCAGCACCTCGTCGGCCTGCCCGGCAACCCCCTCGCCGCCGTCTCCGGACTGCTCACGCTCGCCGAGCCGCTGCTGCGCACCCTCGCCGCCCGCCCGGCGCCCGAGTCCTACAGGCTGCCGCTGCGGGACGCGGTGCACGGGCACCCGTACGACACCCGGCTGGTCCCCGTCGTCCTGCGCGGCGACCGTGCCGTGCCCCTGCACTACAACGGTCCGGCCATGCTGCGCGGCATCGCCGCCGCCGACGCCCTGGCCGTCGTACCACCGGGCGGTGCGCGTCCCGGCCAGGAGGCCGAACTGCTCGACCTGCCCTGGACCACCGGCGGTATCGGAGTGTGTTTCACGTGA